A portion of the Streptomyces sp. NBC_00376 genome contains these proteins:
- a CDS encoding RNA polymerase sigma factor, with translation MRPVPDERSDDLTVRLVRAAQRGDTLAMAELLDVLAPYVGRVCAPIALGQGADAAQEALVAVFKSLRTLKDPAALHGWVRAIAVREAIRTAHRAARTVPADLSALPARGDPQLSADIRDVLDRLSPEHRAVLMLRDVEGLDERTAAALLGVRTGTVKSRLHRARDTFRKAWTS, from the coding sequence ATGCGGCCCGTGCCCGATGAACGATCCGATGACCTGACGGTCCGGCTCGTGCGAGCCGCCCAGCGTGGCGACACCCTCGCCATGGCCGAACTCCTGGACGTGCTCGCCCCGTACGTCGGCCGCGTCTGCGCGCCCATAGCCCTGGGCCAGGGCGCGGACGCCGCGCAGGAGGCCCTGGTGGCCGTCTTCAAGTCGCTGCGCACGCTGAAGGACCCTGCCGCCCTGCACGGCTGGGTCCGTGCCATCGCGGTACGGGAGGCGATCCGTACCGCGCACCGCGCCGCCCGCACCGTACCGGCAGATCTCAGCGCGCTCCCGGCCCGCGGCGACCCTCAACTCTCCGCCGACATCAGGGACGTACTGGACCGGCTCTCTCCCGAGCACCGCGCGGTGCTGATGCTGCGTGACGTCGAGGGCCTGGACGAGCGCACCGCCGCCGCCCTGCTCGGCGTGCGCACGGGCACCGTCAAGTCGCGGCTGCACCGGGCCCGCGACACCTTCCGGAAGGCGTGGACGTCGTGA
- a CDS encoding ATP-binding protein, translated as MVDFVGRRQELATLERELQKVAAGVGGERPGRCVMLRGRRRVGKSRLVERFAERSGAPFLFFAATGASPGDDLARLARDAQVSTLPLAGLVAAARPENWDAAFDVLAAALPADRASVLIIDEVPYLMDADGAFEGMLQRAWDRVLETKPVLLVLIGSDLSMMEALNSYGRPFHQRGREMVLGPLNPAEVGQMLGLDPAEAFDAALVTGGLPLICAEWPRGAGLWDFLGEALSDPVSALLVSAERSLAAEFPPQVQARKVLAAIGSGERTFTNIARAAGGIGATPLQRALELLTDKRIVAGELPVSLRPSKDRRYRVTDPYLRFWLHLLGPSMEEIERGRGDLTLARIRENWTSWRGRAVEPLVREALARTLPDDRLPAAPAVGGYWTRTNDVEIDIVGADRAPIAKELLFVGSIKWLEQSPFDRHDLAALHRHRAALTDEPVPVVAVSRSGVDCPGLDATYGPGDLLTVWPL; from the coding sequence GTGGTGGATTTTGTAGGACGTCGCCAGGAGCTGGCGACGTTGGAGCGGGAGCTGCAGAAGGTGGCGGCAGGGGTCGGCGGGGAGCGGCCCGGTCGGTGCGTGATGTTGCGTGGGCGGCGCCGGGTGGGCAAGTCGCGGCTGGTCGAGCGGTTTGCGGAGCGCTCCGGAGCCCCCTTCTTGTTCTTCGCTGCGACTGGTGCATCCCCCGGGGATGATCTGGCGCGGCTGGCCAGGGACGCCCAGGTGTCGACGCTGCCACTGGCGGGGCTGGTGGCTGCCGCACGGCCGGAGAACTGGGACGCCGCGTTCGATGTGCTGGCCGCGGCGCTGCCTGCCGACCGGGCGAGCGTTCTGATCATCGACGAAGTGCCGTACCTGATGGATGCCGACGGCGCCTTTGAGGGGATGCTGCAACGGGCCTGGGACCGGGTGCTGGAGACCAAGCCGGTGCTGCTGGTCCTCATCGGCTCCGATCTGTCGATGATGGAGGCGCTGAACAGCTACGGACGCCCCTTCCACCAGCGCGGCCGGGAGATGGTGCTGGGACCGCTCAACCCCGCCGAGGTGGGGCAGATGCTCGGGCTGGATCCGGCGGAAGCCTTCGACGCCGCACTGGTCACCGGCGGGCTGCCGCTGATCTGCGCGGAGTGGCCGCGCGGCGCAGGACTGTGGGACTTCCTCGGCGAGGCGCTGAGTGATCCGGTCTCGGCCCTGCTGGTGTCGGCCGAACGCTCGCTGGCCGCCGAATTCCCCCCGCAGGTACAGGCACGCAAGGTGCTGGCGGCCATCGGGAGTGGCGAACGGACCTTCACCAATATCGCCCGTGCCGCCGGCGGGATCGGGGCCACGCCGCTGCAGCGAGCTCTGGAGCTGCTTACGGACAAACGGATCGTCGCCGGCGAGCTGCCTGTATCGCTGCGCCCGTCGAAGGACCGCCGCTACCGGGTGACAGATCCGTACCTGCGGTTCTGGCTGCACCTGCTCGGCCCGTCGATGGAGGAGATCGAGCGGGGGCGGGGCGATCTGACCTTGGCGCGCATCCGGGAGAACTGGACCAGCTGGCGTGGTCGGGCCGTCGAGCCTCTTGTCCGTGAGGCGCTGGCGCGGACACTGCCCGACGACCGGTTGCCCGCTGCCCCCGCAGTGGGCGGCTACTGGACCCGAACCAACGACGTCGAGATCGATATCGTCGGGGCGGACCGAGCCCCCATCGCCAAGGAGTTGCTCTTCGTCGGCTCCATCAAGTGGCTGGAGCAGTCGCCCTTCGACCGGCATGACTTGGCCGCTCTGCATCGGCACCGGGCTGCCCTCACCGACGAACCTGTTCCCGTCGTGGCGGTTTCGCGTAGTGGAGTCGACTGTCCGGGGCTCGACGCCACCTACGGCCCCGGCGATTTGCTGACCGTCTGGCCGCTGTGA
- a CDS encoding helix-turn-helix domain-containing protein has protein sequence MMSTTLRFGPELRRLRVEAGLTLTEFSVALNYDKGHISKVERGERSASPELARRCDAFLGADGELQRLVTRPETDSDSGTAESPAGPNRWLVGRRAVLSAGTGALIDLGLKLGSQALSSADDPLLPSFRMQFDQLRKLGQSTAPKVLLPLLETQTRMIAGLAADARSVSRAPALLLASRFAEFTGWMAQEAGDSDAALGWTGEAAELARAGGDPYLGSYALVRRALVTMYGGDAAGTVALARRAQSSELPPRIRGLAAQREAQGHALVGNEVDCLRSLDRARELLASDEARNGADPVIGTSHVSDPAAMSTGWCLHDLGRPKVAAEVLDREYRRLPPHALRTRARYGFRRSLAHAASGEVEHACAIAGDLLGVMPAVPSATVNSDVRRLARELSRFRSSRAVRDLQPALARVLAPAHG, from the coding sequence ATGATGAGCACGACTTTACGTTTTGGCCCGGAACTTCGCCGTTTACGAGTAGAGGCGGGGCTGACTCTGACTGAGTTCTCCGTGGCGCTCAACTACGACAAGGGGCACATAAGCAAGGTCGAGCGCGGGGAGCGTTCCGCATCCCCCGAACTAGCCCGGCGGTGCGACGCCTTCCTCGGCGCGGACGGCGAGCTGCAGCGCCTGGTCACCCGACCCGAGACGGACTCGGACTCGGGCACCGCCGAATCCCCCGCCGGTCCGAACCGCTGGCTCGTCGGGCGCCGGGCGGTCCTCTCGGCGGGTACGGGAGCGCTGATCGACCTCGGCCTGAAACTCGGCAGTCAGGCGCTGTCCTCCGCCGACGACCCCCTCCTGCCCTCCTTCCGCATGCAGTTCGACCAGCTGCGGAAGCTCGGTCAGTCCACCGCACCCAAGGTCCTGCTGCCCCTGCTGGAGACGCAGACTCGCATGATCGCGGGGCTGGCCGCCGACGCCCGGTCCGTTTCTCGGGCCCCTGCGCTCCTGCTCGCCTCGCGGTTCGCGGAGTTCACCGGCTGGATGGCCCAGGAGGCCGGGGACAGCGACGCGGCACTCGGCTGGACGGGCGAGGCCGCCGAACTGGCGCGCGCCGGGGGTGACCCGTACCTCGGTTCCTACGCACTGGTGCGACGCGCCCTGGTCACAATGTACGGCGGGGACGCCGCTGGCACCGTCGCCCTGGCCCGCCGCGCCCAGAGCAGCGAACTCCCGCCGCGCATCCGGGGACTCGCGGCCCAGCGGGAGGCCCAGGGGCACGCGCTCGTCGGCAACGAAGTCGACTGCCTCCGCAGCCTCGACAGGGCGCGGGAACTGCTCGCCAGCGACGAAGCCCGCAATGGCGCTGATCCCGTGATCGGCACCTCCCATGTGAGCGATCCGGCGGCGATGTCGACCGGCTGGTGCCTGCACGACCTCGGCCGCCCCAAGGTCGCCGCCGAGGTACTCGACCGGGAGTACCGCCGCCTCCCGCCGCACGCGCTGCGTACCCGCGCCCGGTACGGCTTCCGCCGGTCCTTGGCCCATGCCGCCTCCGGGGAGGTCGAGCACGCGTGCGCGATCGCTGGGGATCTTCTGGGAGTGATGCCGGCCGTGCCCTCGGCGACGGTGAACAGCGACGTCCGGCGTCTCGCACGGGAACTCTCCCGGTTCCGCAGCAGCCGCGCCGTACGTGATCTGCAGCCCGCGCTGGCACGCGTACTCGCCCCCGCGCACGGCTGA
- a CDS encoding IS5 family transposase — MTERRPYPSDLSDARWELIEPVLTDWRAERRSRALNIGRPPEHDLRTILDAILYVDRTGVQWRYLPHDFPPWETVYGYFAKWEKDGVFAHLSGLLRSLLREHEGRNAEPSACVIDAQSVKTSTSVPATSQGTDAGKKIVGRKRSIVTDTLGLLLAVLVTAASVQDSVAGTSLIDTVAAEHPTIRKVWVDGGYRQHLVEHAAALGIDMEITQRKPGTRGFTPIPKRWAVERTYGWLMFHRRLVRDYEALPTRSEAMIHLAMTDLMARRLTGETTVSWRDPTFQDETQSTG; from the coding sequence ATGACTGAACGCCGCCCGTATCCGAGTGATCTGTCCGATGCCCGCTGGGAGTTGATCGAACCGGTCCTGACCGACTGGCGGGCCGAGCGCCGCAGCAGGGCCCTGAACATCGGCCGCCCACCCGAGCACGACCTGCGTACCATCCTGGACGCCATCCTCTACGTGGACCGCACCGGAGTGCAGTGGCGCTACCTCCCCCACGACTTCCCGCCCTGGGAAACGGTCTACGGCTACTTCGCCAAGTGGGAAAAGGACGGCGTGTTCGCCCATCTCAGCGGGCTGCTGCGGAGCCTGCTGCGTGAACACGAAGGCCGCAACGCCGAACCGTCCGCGTGCGTCATCGACGCACAGAGCGTGAAAACCTCCACAAGCGTTCCCGCCACGAGCCAGGGCACGGACGCGGGCAAGAAGATCGTCGGCAGGAAGAGAAGCATCGTGACGGACACACTCGGCCTGCTTCTGGCGGTCCTGGTCACGGCCGCGAGCGTCCAGGACTCCGTCGCCGGCACCAGCTTGATCGACACGGTGGCTGCCGAGCACCCCACGATCCGAAAGGTCTGGGTCGACGGCGGGTACCGCCAGCATCTGGTCGAGCACGCCGCGGCCCTGGGTATCGACATGGAAATCACCCAACGCAAGCCCGGGACCAGGGGCTTCACCCCCATCCCGAAGCGGTGGGCCGTCGAGCGAACCTACGGATGGCTGATGTTTCACCGCCGCCTGGTCCGCGACTACGAAGCCCTGCCCACCCGCTCCGAAGCTATGATCCACCTCGCCATGACCGACCTCATGGCCCGCCGCCTCACCGGGGAAACCACCGTGTCCTGGCGCGACCCAACATTCCAGGACGAAACACAATCTACGGGATGA
- a CDS encoding serine/threonine protein kinase has product MLPLTPEDPTLIGSYQLLKVLGEGGMGRVYLARSPGFRLVALKVIHREYATDPGFRERFRREAAAARSVSEFYTTPVIEADPDAEQPWLATVYLPAPSLEEFVDRFGPMKEPAVRALGAGLAEALSAIHQAGLVHRDLHPANVLLTREGPQIIDFGISRAQEVTRVTRTGAMIGTPGYMSPEQIVRERSSEPAAREPGAGHPGDVFSLGCVLAFAATGSGPFGTGNARARLRRAVYEEPSLEHLPGSLRPIVAACLDKNPARRPGVADLLKQLSPVSPHTLLNARLRGELDERERRADLISRGPVHPEPGEREGESPAGKEAAGRGVHSRGPSSWLRGRGRLVGILVGAVSLLTVVGIVLAYTPSGSDPGPGPGSGESAAPEAKPNSPWSLTVSQADILRGMWSTPSRVVLGTLSGLTAYNPDTGAKLWSWKPPGGGVLCNMSHTTSDGIGAITYGAFNNTAGIEECDRLQTISASSGALNWPEAISLEGRGSTGIPNLAGGESLSIGGGVVSAPFAGAADLISVSVHTGKVGWSTGSTESGIKAMVDGCSLSGLAQVLKGTVYALGQCDDGQGELLAFRKGSTPSVQRVASLPGCAGVSNTTLSGFMTANEDYLLVGCGGGHPSSRVYTLAAGSTVPKAVDLTGVAVTSLGALYSGDLPPVNVLMADSTLYLVKGQNVPLGGTQDGVVAVDMATGEQRWARKVTGTSSVRLLAATGSGVSVLGRGTGTPALYTLTAANGEATKKYALNTSQADTFNNPYDSQIPYAVATHAHVAIGIPWAVKPDQTVLVVLPTTPSVDVL; this is encoded by the coding sequence GTGCTTCCACTGACACCTGAGGATCCGACGTTGATCGGGTCCTACCAACTCCTGAAAGTACTCGGGGAGGGCGGTATGGGCAGGGTGTACCTGGCCAGATCGCCCGGCTTCCGCCTGGTCGCCCTGAAGGTCATCCACCGGGAATACGCGACCGACCCCGGCTTCCGCGAGAGATTCAGACGCGAGGCCGCGGCTGCCAGGAGCGTCAGCGAGTTCTACACCACCCCGGTGATCGAGGCCGATCCCGACGCCGAGCAGCCGTGGCTGGCCACCGTCTACCTCCCCGCCCCTTCCCTGGAAGAGTTCGTCGACCGGTTCGGACCCATGAAGGAACCTGCGGTGCGAGCCCTGGGTGCCGGGCTTGCCGAAGCGCTTTCGGCGATTCATCAGGCCGGGCTCGTTCACCGCGATCTGCATCCCGCCAACGTGCTGCTGACGCGCGAGGGCCCTCAGATCATCGACTTCGGGATCAGCAGGGCGCAGGAAGTGACACGGGTGACCCGCACCGGCGCGATGATCGGCACGCCGGGGTACATGTCCCCCGAGCAGATCGTCCGGGAGCGTTCGTCCGAGCCGGCCGCCCGGGAGCCCGGGGCCGGACATCCCGGCGATGTCTTCTCACTCGGCTGCGTGCTCGCCTTCGCGGCTACCGGCTCGGGCCCGTTCGGTACCGGCAATGCCAGGGCTCGCCTGCGCCGCGCGGTATACGAGGAGCCGAGTCTGGAGCACCTGCCGGGCTCACTCCGTCCGATCGTCGCGGCCTGTCTGGACAAGAACCCCGCCCGCCGTCCTGGCGTGGCCGACCTGCTGAAGCAGCTCTCGCCCGTCAGTCCGCACACCCTGCTGAACGCGCGGCTGCGGGGCGAACTCGACGAGCGTGAGCGACGGGCGGACCTGATCAGCAGAGGTCCCGTCCACCCCGAGCCAGGGGAAAGGGAGGGGGAGAGCCCGGCGGGGAAGGAAGCCGCGGGACGCGGGGTCCATTCGCGCGGTCCGTCGTCGTGGCTGCGCGGGCGCGGTCGCCTCGTCGGGATTCTGGTCGGAGCAGTGTCCCTGCTGACCGTCGTCGGTATCGTCCTCGCGTACACGCCGTCCGGTTCGGACCCCGGCCCCGGGCCCGGCTCAGGCGAATCGGCGGCTCCTGAGGCAAAGCCGAACTCCCCTTGGTCGCTGACTGTCAGTCAGGCCGACATTCTCAGGGGCATGTGGAGCACCCCCTCACGCGTGGTGCTCGGCACACTTTCTGGTCTGACGGCGTACAACCCGGATACTGGCGCGAAGCTATGGTCCTGGAAACCGCCCGGCGGCGGCGTTCTGTGCAACATGAGCCACACCACGTCCGACGGGATCGGCGCCATCACCTATGGCGCCTTCAACAACACCGCCGGTATCGAGGAGTGCGATCGTCTGCAGACGATCTCCGCATCCTCCGGGGCCCTCAACTGGCCCGAGGCGATCAGCCTGGAGGGCCGCGGTTCGACAGGAATCCCGAACCTGGCCGGTGGCGAATCCCTCTCCATCGGCGGGGGAGTGGTGAGCGCGCCCTTCGCCGGAGCCGCTGACCTGATCAGCGTGTCCGTCCACACCGGCAAGGTCGGATGGTCCACGGGATCCACGGAATCCGGCATCAAAGCGATGGTCGACGGGTGCTCGCTGAGTGGCCTGGCGCAGGTGCTCAAGGGCACCGTCTACGCGCTCGGCCAATGCGACGACGGCCAGGGCGAGCTCCTTGCGTTCCGCAAGGGCTCGACGCCCTCGGTCCAACGGGTCGCGTCACTTCCCGGCTGCGCCGGTGTTTCCAACACCACCCTCTCGGGGTTCATGACCGCGAACGAGGATTACCTCCTTGTCGGCTGCGGTGGGGGCCATCCGTCCAGCAGGGTGTACACGCTGGCGGCCGGCTCGACCGTCCCGAAGGCCGTGGACCTGACAGGTGTGGCCGTCACCAGCCTGGGAGCTCTCTACAGTGGCGACCTGCCGCCGGTGAACGTCCTCATGGCCGACAGCACGTTGTACTTGGTGAAAGGACAGAACGTTCCCCTCGGGGGAACGCAGGACGGTGTCGTCGCGGTGGACATGGCGACGGGTGAACAGCGGTGGGCGAGGAAAGTGACCGGGACCTCCTCGGTGCGGCTGCTCGCGGCGACGGGTTCGGGTGTCTCCGTCCTGGGGCGGGGGACGGGGACACCCGCGCTCTACACCCTTACCGCGGCGAACGGTGAGGCGACCAAGAAATACGCACTGAACACTTCGCAGGCCGACACCTTCAACAACCCCTACGATTCCCAGATCCCGTATGCCGTGGCCACGCACGCGCACGTGGCCATCGGAATTCCCTGGGCCGTCAAACCGGACCAGACGGTCCTGGTCGTCCTGCCGACGACGCCTTCGGTCGATGTTCTGTGA
- a CDS encoding SAVMC3_10250 family protein: MRELVYLSEQKLEYMFTGSGRGNSMPSIGATVGVPGVTVTMATASPTAASDSTADMARKLDEVIRFLGRDHRPVDFSAPGVRAGQWVLFDLPMGWGTGPEATGTTSGGIALFVGTASNGAEGSDSVTDLLLCGTAGHLRHRAQAASRPGSDTDSVYQYLADLEASASVENGPEGDSRADRAPSGRDLDEDVVRNAFDVMSERRPSSQRGRLRGHARVLLIADREGRSPRLVVATPLYVENPPPRLPARWFRPWRRRDVRTGA, translated from the coding sequence GTGCGGGAGCTCGTCTACTTGTCGGAACAGAAGCTCGAGTACATGTTCACGGGCTCGGGCCGGGGCAACTCGATGCCGAGTATTGGGGCAACGGTAGGCGTGCCCGGAGTCACGGTGACAATGGCCACCGCATCGCCGACAGCCGCGTCGGACAGCACTGCGGATATGGCCCGCAAACTCGATGAAGTGATTCGGTTCCTCGGACGGGATCACCGTCCCGTCGACTTCTCCGCCCCAGGAGTCCGAGCGGGCCAGTGGGTCTTGTTCGACCTGCCGATGGGATGGGGCACGGGCCCGGAAGCCACTGGAACCACCTCGGGCGGCATCGCTCTGTTCGTCGGGACGGCGTCGAACGGTGCCGAGGGATCGGACAGTGTCACCGATCTGCTGCTGTGCGGTACGGCCGGCCACCTCCGCCACCGTGCCCAGGCCGCCTCGCGCCCGGGTTCCGACACGGACTCGGTGTATCAGTACCTGGCCGACCTGGAGGCGAGCGCGAGCGTGGAGAACGGACCTGAGGGTGATTCCCGGGCTGACCGCGCACCGTCCGGGCGCGACCTGGACGAGGACGTCGTGCGCAACGCCTTCGACGTCATGTCCGAACGCCGGCCATCCTCGCAGCGCGGCCGACTGCGAGGTCACGCACGGGTATTGCTCATCGCCGACCGTGAAGGCCGGTCGCCGCGCCTCGTCGTCGCGACGCCGCTGTATGTCGAGAATCCGCCCCCACGCCTTCCGGCCCGGTGGTTTCGACCCTGGCGTCGTCGCGACGTCCGTACGGGTGCGTAG
- a CDS encoding CPCC family cysteine-rich protein has protein sequence MSASYPVCFWEDDAIQFRWPTMDGGANKVSLTHQRPGRPRPSDPPLPVLAGGRQPHVRRLRHWPGLGTRLD, from the coding sequence CTGTCTGCTTCCTACCCTGTCTGCTTCTGGGAGGACGACGCCATCCAGTTTCGGTGGCCCACCATGGATGGCGGGGCGAACAAGGTCTCCCTCACCCATCAACGACCTGGCCGACCACGCCCAAGTGATCCTCCACTCCCAGTTCTGGCAGGTGGACGCCAGCCGCACGTACGGCGTCTCCGGCACTGGCCTGGACTGGGAACTCGACTGGACTGA
- a CDS encoding DUF3995 domain-containing protein: MPNRPAIPAPTRAAVLVASVLTLDAGLHLYWTTGATWPAADDRSLSYAVLGTDVPFTPPILFPLVALLLTAAAFVLARTRRPRTPLFRVGTLAVTAGLVLRAVAGVYWLFAKETGTAFYWLNLVLYTPLCAVLAVAALRVARWKDAARAR; the protein is encoded by the coding sequence ATGCCGAACCGGCCTGCCATTCCCGCCCCGACCCGTGCCGCCGTGCTCGTCGCCTCGGTGCTCACCCTGGACGCTGGGCTCCACCTGTACTGGACGACGGGCGCCACATGGCCCGCGGCCGACGACAGGAGCCTGTCCTACGCGGTTCTCGGTACGGATGTGCCGTTCACACCACCGATCCTGTTTCCTCTTGTCGCCCTGCTCCTCACTGCCGCCGCCTTCGTCCTCGCCCGCACTCGCCGGCCCCGCACTCCGCTGTTCCGCGTCGGTACCCTGGCCGTGACCGCGGGGCTCGTGCTGCGCGCCGTGGCGGGGGTCTACTGGCTGTTCGCCAAGGAGACCGGCACTGCCTTCTACTGGCTCAACCTCGTTCTCTACACCCCGCTGTGTGCCGTCCTGGCCGTCGCCGCTCTGCGGGTGGCGCGGTGGAAGGATGCGGCCCGTGCCCGATGA
- a CDS encoding serine/threonine protein kinase, producing the protein MLSRLGADATGRLYLAHSPGGRRVAVKVIRAEVARDPEFRARLRREVAAAQRVSGAFTVPVVGSDTEATAPWIAVIYLAAPSLDKVIAAEGPPSAHSVRRLAAALAEALGAVHRARMIHGDLRPSTILVLKDGPRLIDFGVTRALDADTIRLMADPGYTSPERLLGEAASEASDIYALGAVLHFLATGRGPHGRGGTNEPGHPAAHSEPDLSGVSDDLLRESISACLATDPAARPTSENLLVHLHRALARPHEDVEVDRPPARHRRWSRRRFRRPVAAVDRRVAALVGVLSLLAAVGIGIANQPPDSGPRSNQSSPSWSPGSFWSLTKGAAGDYVGLWSTPSSVVLGTSTELTAYDPATRAKLWSWLPPKGSSLCNMSRRSSEGIGAFVYGTSDPDHGSQCDHLQTISLSSGTPNWTKAVTGVASGTPGTMGGDINESLSIGDGIVTAPFRHESDTETDLISVAVHGGTVNWSTDYGDTPMANGCILTGKAQEFNGKIYAFGMCDNYTRVKLLAFDGKSRSSASAVSAFPSCDPKGGESGSVTALAKVRTMNFLVAGADHLLIGCSADIDGDHLYTLRADSTRLTPVELTVISNMISANSLGSEIRMFNNTLYLLEPMPSAMDTGVVAVNMDTGKQLWARKLPNDYSGRLLTADKSGVKVLAYETPSPTAIYSLAAADGSATKRESLNPKDSKALGKVTYPDPHAVSVGSYLALGFPSEETTENDVPVFAVLPLRNGGTRTN; encoded by the coding sequence ATGCTCAGCAGACTGGGTGCGGATGCGACAGGCCGGTTGTACCTGGCACATTCTCCGGGCGGACGCCGAGTAGCCGTCAAGGTCATCCGTGCCGAGGTGGCACGCGATCCAGAATTCCGCGCCAGGCTCCGGCGTGAGGTCGCGGCCGCTCAGCGCGTGAGCGGGGCTTTCACCGTGCCCGTCGTCGGCTCCGACACCGAAGCGACGGCGCCCTGGATTGCGGTCATTTACCTCGCCGCCCCCTCATTGGACAAGGTGATCGCCGCTGAAGGACCGCCGTCGGCGCACTCCGTGCGGCGGCTCGCGGCAGCACTGGCCGAGGCACTCGGCGCCGTACACCGCGCCCGAATGATCCACGGCGACCTCAGACCGTCCACCATTCTGGTACTGAAGGACGGCCCACGGCTGATCGACTTCGGGGTCACCCGAGCGCTGGACGCGGACACGATCCGGCTGATGGCCGACCCCGGCTACACCTCACCGGAGCGGCTGCTGGGCGAGGCCGCGTCCGAGGCCTCGGACATCTACGCACTCGGCGCGGTCCTCCACTTCCTGGCGACGGGCCGGGGTCCGCACGGCCGCGGCGGGACGAACGAACCCGGCCACCCCGCGGCGCACTCCGAGCCGGACCTGAGCGGGGTCTCCGACGACCTCCTGCGGGAGTCGATCTCCGCGTGCCTCGCAACGGATCCGGCGGCTCGACCCACCTCCGAGAACCTGTTGGTACACCTGCACCGGGCTTTGGCGCGACCACACGAAGACGTTGAGGTCGACAGGCCACCTGCCCGGCATCGCCGTTGGTCCCGTCGGCGGTTCCGCCGGCCTGTCGCGGCCGTCGACCGCAGGGTCGCGGCTCTGGTCGGCGTGCTCTCGCTGCTGGCCGCGGTCGGTATCGGCATCGCCAACCAGCCACCCGACTCCGGTCCTCGGAGCAACCAGTCGAGCCCTTCATGGTCGCCGGGTTCCTTCTGGTCGTTGACGAAGGGTGCGGCAGGTGACTACGTCGGCCTGTGGAGCACGCCCTCGAGCGTGGTGCTCGGGACCTCGACCGAACTGACCGCGTACGACCCTGCCACCCGGGCGAAGCTCTGGTCCTGGCTGCCCCCAAAAGGCAGCTCATTGTGCAATATGAGCCGTCGCAGCTCCGAAGGCATAGGCGCCTTTGTCTACGGCACAAGCGACCCGGATCACGGATCGCAATGCGATCACCTGCAAACGATCTCCCTCTCCTCCGGCACACCCAATTGGACCAAAGCCGTCACAGGCGTAGCCAGCGGTACACCCGGCACCATGGGTGGGGACATCAACGAATCCCTATCCATCGGTGATGGCATAGTGACCGCACCATTCAGGCACGAATCCGACACTGAAACCGACTTGATCAGCGTTGCCGTACACGGCGGCACCGTCAACTGGTCGACGGATTATGGCGACACGCCAATGGCCAATGGGTGCATACTGACCGGCAAGGCGCAGGAATTCAACGGCAAGATATACGCATTCGGCATGTGTGACAACTACACCCGAGTCAAGCTGCTTGCTTTCGATGGAAAATCTCGCTCCTCGGCTTCTGCAGTGTCGGCATTTCCGAGCTGCGACCCGAAAGGCGGCGAATCAGGTTCGGTCACCGCACTGGCAAAAGTGCGGACCATGAACTTCCTGGTCGCGGGCGCCGACCACTTGCTGATCGGCTGCAGTGCGGACATCGACGGCGACCACCTCTACACCTTGCGCGCCGACTCGACCAGACTCACTCCAGTGGAATTGACCGTCATTTCGAACATGATCTCAGCCAATAGCTTGGGCAGCGAAATTCGCATGTTCAATAACACCCTTTACCTCCTGGAACCAATGCCTTCGGCAATGGACACCGGTGTCGTAGCCGTGAACATGGATACTGGTAAGCAGCTGTGGGCAAGGAAGCTCCCCAACGACTATTCAGGGCGACTGCTGACAGCCGACAAGTCGGGCGTGAAGGTCCTGGCATACGAGACACCGAGTCCGACCGCCATATACTCCCTGGCTGCGGCAGACGGATCAGCAACAAAACGTGAATCACTGAATCCCAAGGACTCCAAAGCCCTGGGCAAGGTTACGTATCCCGATCCTCACGCCGTTTCCGTCGGCAGCTACCTTGCCCTCGGGTTCCCCAGCGAGGAGACGACCGAGAACGACGTGCCGGTCTTCGCCGTCCTGCCACTGCGAAACGGAGGCACCCGGACGAACTGA
- a CDS encoding contact-dependent growth inhibition system immunity protein, translating into MTVSIDRSRSLEELECDRWQAPPPDATRLIATAHALRSRPVGTLTVEDLRLLIGQDIGLPVLLPLAVEVLRDNPLAEGDMYEGDLLRAVLTRNSAVWSAYPELARQLTFIVGGLSDLSPDLRSKVERFVGTVQNS; encoded by the coding sequence GTGACTGTATCTATCGACCGTAGTCGGTCCCTTGAGGAGCTTGAATGTGATCGCTGGCAGGCGCCCCCGCCTGACGCCACCCGTCTCATTGCGACGGCGCACGCCCTGCGGAGTCGGCCGGTCGGGACTCTGACCGTTGAGGACCTGCGCCTGCTGATCGGGCAGGACATTGGGCTGCCGGTGCTTCTTCCGCTCGCGGTGGAGGTGCTTCGTGACAACCCGCTGGCCGAAGGCGACATGTACGAGGGCGACCTGCTGCGCGCGGTCCTGACCAGGAACTCAGCTGTCTGGAGCGCTTATCCGGAACTTGCGAGGCAACTGACCTTCATCGTCGGCGGCCTCTCCGACCTCTCGCCAGACCTGCGGAGCAAGGTCGAGCGGTTCGTAGGCACCGTCCAGAATTCCTGA